A genome region from Dehalococcoidia bacterium includes the following:
- the rpsF gene encoding 30S ribosomal protein S6: MREYELVVVIDPELEEEQLAAALDKIGQSVSVRGGEVVEVDRWGRRKLAYPIKGRTEGDYVINHIRLDPARAAELESSLRLSEEVLRHLLIRSDE, encoded by the coding sequence TTGCGTGAGTACGAATTAGTTGTCGTTATCGACCCCGAACTCGAGGAAGAGCAGCTTGCCGCGGCGCTCGACAAGATAGGTCAGTCTGTCAGCGTTCGCGGGGGAGAGGTGGTCGAGGTCGATCGCTGGGGCAGGAGGAAGCTGGCATACCCCATCAAAGGCCGGACGGAAGGCGACTACGTCATAAACCACATACGGTTGGACCCCGCTCGGGCTGCCGAATTGGAGTCCAGCCTCCGGCTATCTGAGGAGGTGCTGCGCCATCTGCTCATCAGATCAGACGAATAG
- a CDS encoding single-stranded DNA-binding protein, with the protein MAGLNKVMIIGNVGTEPEMRYTANGNPVTTFRIATSRTFTSPEGERREETEWFNVVTWARLAETCSQFLQKGRRAYVEGRLRTRSWEGQDGQRRFRTEIIANTVLFLDRAQGMPLPEEETTHEISEPDDLPFD; encoded by the coding sequence ATGGCGGGGCTCAACAAGGTAATGATAATAGGTAACGTCGGAACAGAGCCCGAAATGCGCTACACAGCCAACGGCAACCCTGTTACCACTTTTCGGATCGCTACCAGCCGCACTTTCACATCGCCGGAGGGAGAACGACGTGAGGAGACCGAATGGTTCAACGTAGTCACGTGGGCCCGTCTGGCCGAGACATGCAGCCAGTTCCTGCAAAAGGGACGGCGCGCGTACGTGGAAGGGCGTCTGCGCACTCGCTCCTGGGAGGGGCAGGACGGGCAACGGCGATTCCGCACCGAGATCATCGCCAACACGGTCCTCTTTCTCGACCGCGCCCAGGGAATGCCCTTGCCCGAAGAGGAGACGACGCACGAAATATCCGAGCCTGACGACCTGCCTTTCGACTAG
- the rpsR gene encoding 30S ribosomal protein S18, producing the protein MNESREETTEEPAGEQESPEAPAAEAAPEQGEAPARVERRRSRYVSRRKVCFFCAEKVEDITYKNVDLLRRYLSDRGKIEPRRKTGTCAKHQRRLTSALKHARHLALLPYTAEHIRISGFPTARG; encoded by the coding sequence GTGAACGAAAGTCGGGAAGAGACAACCGAGGAACCGGCCGGCGAGCAGGAAAGCCCGGAGGCTCCGGCCGCAGAAGCAGCCCCAGAGCAAGGAGAAGCGCCCGCGCGGGTAGAGAGAAGGCGTTCTCGCTACGTTTCCCGCCGGAAGGTCTGCTTCTTCTGCGCGGAAAAAGTCGAGGACATCACGTACAAGAACGTCGATCTGCTCCGCCGCTATCTTTCTGATAGAGGTAAGATAGAGCCGCGGCGGAAGACAGGCACCTGCGCCAAGCATCAGCGCCGCCTGACGTCGGCCCTAAAGCATGCCCGCCACCTGGCGCTCTTACCCTACACCGCGGAACACATCCGTATCTCAGGCTTCCCTACCGCACGAGGCTGA
- a CDS encoding peptidylprolyl isomerase, whose translation MGIFGRGPTIGGRPSRQDRRRLRARRPTPARRQETERRVQLFLGAMMAIVVVAVLGLGAYGYYDANIRPKHERVLAAGEREFSLAYLERHLRYVIRTASPTDPVRYDANTALQNTVDQVLDAEMERIGAPALGISISEEEIDAEVREQLRIPAEDKDAFAAAYRKEVQDSGLKPDEYREAIAAKLRNEKLRQYFRDQVPATADQVRARVIQVGTEEEAQKVLERLGAGEDFAALAAELSLDASTKDKGGEMDWVARGGVAAEVENVLFALEAGQTSKPLEVNGKYEIYQVLEKAAAREVTPDQRALMEDRLYAEWRTEISQEHPVTTYLTTEQIQHLLQIASEEGARLSGVQP comes from the coding sequence ATGGGCATCTTCGGCCGCGGGCCTACCATAGGCGGCAGGCCCTCGCGCCAGGACAGGCGCCGCCTGCGGGCGCGGCGTCCCACCCCGGCGCGTCGCCAGGAGACGGAGCGAAGAGTCCAGCTCTTCCTCGGCGCAATGATGGCTATCGTCGTCGTCGCCGTGCTCGGCCTCGGCGCCTACGGCTACTACGACGCGAACATCAGGCCCAAGCATGAGCGCGTCCTTGCAGCGGGTGAGCGCGAGTTCTCCCTGGCGTACCTGGAGCGGCATCTTCGTTACGTCATCCGTACGGCGTCCCCCACCGACCCCGTGCGTTACGATGCAAACACCGCTCTCCAGAACACCGTCGATCAGGTGCTGGACGCCGAGATGGAGCGTATCGGCGCTCCTGCCCTCGGCATCTCGATCTCCGAAGAAGAAATAGACGCCGAGGTGCGGGAGCAACTGCGCATACCCGCGGAAGACAAGGATGCCTTCGCCGCCGCCTATCGAAAAGAGGTGCAGGATAGCGGCCTGAAGCCCGATGAGTACCGGGAAGCCATCGCGGCAAAGCTCCGCAATGAGAAGCTGAGACAGTACTTCCGCGATCAGGTGCCGGCAACCGCCGACCAGGTGAGGGCCAGGGTGATCCAAGTCGGCACGGAGGAGGAGGCGCAGAAGGTCCTGGAAAGGCTGGGAGCGGGAGAGGACTTTGCCGCCCTCGCCGCGGAGCTCTCGCTCGACGCTTCGACGAAGGACAAGGGCGGCGAGATGGACTGGGTGGCGCGAGGCGGCGTGGCGGCCGAAGTCGAGAATGTGCTCTTTGCTCTCGAAGCCGGCCAAACAAGCAAGCCTCTCGAAGTGAACGGGAAATACGAGATATACCAGGTGCTGGAGAAAGCGGCGGCGAGAGAGGTCACCCCCGATCAACGCGCCCTGATGGAAGACCGCCTCTACGCCGAGTGGCGCACGGAAATCAGCCAAGAGCACCCCGTCACCACTTACCTGACGACGGAGCAGATCCAGCATCTGTTGCAGATCGCCAGCGAAGAAGGAGCGCGGCTAAGTGGCGTACAACCGTGA
- a CDS encoding homoserine dehydrogenase translates to MAYNRERPVKIGLMGLGVIGSGVARVLTEKADMLSQRIGAPLSLARVLEKDSSKARALSLGPITTADAEAFLADPDLDIVIELLGGEEPAHQYIVRSLEAGRYVVTANKEVMAKHGVDLLSLARTKRADIFYEGSVGGGIPIIAPLKRDLLANDITAISAIINGTTNYILTQMSREGRDFADALARAQSLGYAEADPTNDIEGIDASYKLAILAGLAFHVRVTPDQIYREGISRLTSKDFRYAGEMGYAIKLLAVAKREDERLQLRVHPVLLPEGEPLAKVDGVLNAVQVEGDLIGRAMFQGPGAGSLPTSGAVVADVVNAAHALVNGRHEPIRRLRRRRLSVRPMDELRTRYYIRMTVTDRPGVLAQIASVLGRNNISIATVIQKEADEAAQTAEIVITTHEARERSVQVALQKTAALEVVTEVGGFIRVEG, encoded by the coding sequence GTGGCGTACAACCGTGAGCGGCCGGTCAAAATCGGGTTAATGGGCCTCGGCGTCATCGGCAGCGGCGTTGCGCGTGTGCTGACTGAGAAAGCGGACATGCTTTCGCAGCGCATCGGCGCCCCCCTGTCGCTCGCGCGCGTACTCGAGAAGGACTCCTCGAAAGCGCGCGCCCTCTCACTCGGGCCTATCACGACCGCCGATGCCGAGGCGTTCCTGGCGGACCCCGACCTCGATATCGTGATCGAACTGCTGGGCGGCGAAGAGCCTGCCCATCAATACATCGTGCGGTCGCTGGAGGCCGGACGCTACGTCGTCACCGCCAACAAGGAGGTGATGGCCAAGCACGGCGTCGACCTCCTCTCGCTGGCGAGAACAAAGCGGGCCGACATCTTCTACGAAGGCAGCGTCGGCGGCGGCATCCCCATAATCGCCCCCTTGAAGCGCGACCTCCTTGCCAACGATATTACGGCGATCTCCGCAATCATAAACGGCACCACCAACTACATTCTGACGCAGATGAGCCGGGAAGGACGCGACTTCGCCGACGCCCTCGCCCGCGCGCAGTCGCTTGGCTACGCCGAAGCCGACCCGACGAACGACATCGAAGGGATCGACGCGTCGTACAAGCTGGCCATCCTCGCCGGCCTTGCCTTCCACGTCCGCGTCACGCCCGATCAGATCTACCGCGAAGGCATATCGCGCCTCACTTCCAAAGACTTCCGCTACGCGGGGGAGATGGGCTACGCGATCAAGCTGCTGGCCGTCGCGAAGCGGGAAGACGAGAGGCTGCAGCTTCGCGTGCATCCTGTCCTGCTGCCTGAGGGCGAACCCCTCGCAAAGGTCGACGGCGTGCTGAACGCGGTGCAGGTGGAGGGCGACCTCATCGGCCGCGCCATGTTCCAGGGCCCCGGCGCAGGCTCGCTGCCAACATCGGGCGCCGTCGTCGCCGATGTCGTCAACGCCGCTCATGCCCTCGTAAACGGTCGCCACGAGCCGATACGCCGGCTGCGGCGCAGAAGACTGTCCGTCCGCCCAATGGACGAGCTTCGCACCCGCTACTACATTCGCATGACGGTGACCGACCGGCCGGGAGTGCTCGCGCAGATCGCGAGCGTGCTGGGGCGCAACAACATATCCATCGCGACCGTCATCCAGAAGGAGGCGGACGAGGCCGCTCAGACGGCGGAAATCGTAATAACCACGCACGAGGCGCGCGAGCGTTCCGTTCAGGTCGCCTTGCAGAAGACGGCGGCCCTAGAGGTGGTAACCGAGGTTGGCGGCTTTATAAGGGTGGAAGGCTGA
- the thrC gene encoding threonine synthase, producing MPSIFSESDEFPRIRSRGSQAAGPGVLRRYRRYLPLTDATPLVYMGEGATPMVRSQRIEKEAGCGALYFKLESCNPTGSFKDRGMVVATAKAVEEGNTAVMCASTGNTSASASAYAAHCGLKAFVLVPYGRIAQGKLAQAVAHGATIIAVDDNFDAALRLARAVTEKHPIALVNSLNPYRIEGQKTAAFEIVDALGDAPDYLFIPVGNAGNITAYWKGFTEYYRLRESQRRPRMMGFQAAGAAPIVLGHPVDDPQTVATAIRIGNPASWQGAVAARDESMGVIESVTDEEIMDAYYKLAREEGIFGEPASAACVAGLLKLTREGLSLRDRTVVCVITGSGLKDPETAVSIQPELHKVPADLKAVEEVIASAI from the coding sequence ATGCCCTCAATCTTTTCGGAGAGTGACGAATTCCCGCGTATTCGAAGCCGCGGCAGCCAGGCCGCCGGCCCCGGCGTTCTTCGCCGCTACCGGCGGTACCTTCCCCTGACCGATGCCACGCCCCTGGTGTACATGGGCGAGGGAGCCACCCCCATGGTCCGCTCGCAGCGGATCGAAAAGGAGGCCGGATGCGGCGCCCTCTACTTCAAGCTGGAGTCCTGCAATCCCACCGGCTCGTTCAAAGATAGAGGGATGGTAGTCGCGACCGCGAAGGCCGTGGAAGAGGGAAACACGGCCGTTATGTGCGCTTCTACCGGCAATACGAGCGCCTCGGCCTCCGCATACGCGGCCCACTGCGGCCTCAAGGCCTTCGTCCTCGTTCCCTACGGACGGATTGCGCAGGGGAAGCTTGCGCAGGCGGTTGCCCACGGCGCCACCATCATCGCCGTCGACGATAACTTCGACGCCGCCCTGCGGCTGGCCCGCGCCGTCACCGAGAAGCACCCGATTGCACTCGTCAATTCTCTCAACCCCTATCGCATAGAAGGCCAGAAGACGGCCGCCTTCGAGATCGTCGACGCGCTGGGCGACGCGCCCGATTACCTGTTTATCCCTGTGGGCAACGCCGGAAACATCACGGCCTACTGGAAAGGCTTCACCGAATACTACCGGCTCCGTGAATCACAGAGGCGCCCGCGCATGATGGGGTTCCAAGCCGCCGGCGCCGCACCCATCGTCCTCGGCCACCCCGTCGATGACCCCCAGACGGTCGCGACCGCCATCCGCATCGGCAACCCAGCAAGCTGGCAGGGCGCCGTTGCCGCGCGCGACGAATCGATGGGGGTCATAGAGTCGGTGACGGACGAAGAGATAATGGACGCGTACTACAAGCTGGCGCGGGAAGAAGGCATCTTCGGCGAGCCGGCGTCCGCCGCCTGTGTCGCCGGCCTGCTGAAATTGACCCGCGAAGGCCTGTCGTTGAGAGACAGGACGGTGGTCTGTGTCATCACGGGCAGCGGGCTAAAAGACCCGGAGACGGCCGTCAGCATCCAGCCCGAGTTGCACAAGGTCCCCGCCGATCTGAAGGCTGTCGAGGAAGTCATCGCCTCAGCGATCTGA
- the folE gene encoding GTP cyclohydrolase I FolE: MESQTANAGVAARSGIDGERVAAAIRELLAAIGDDPERPGVRATPDRIARMYREVFAGLHCDPRELLKDGLDEAHDEMVIVRDIPFYSMCEHHLLPFYGVAHIGYIPAGHVVGISKLARVVDAFAKRPQVQERLTTQVAECIQECLEPEGVAVLIEAEHLCMTMRGVKKPGGRVVTSAVRGSFRRRAVTRSEFLALVRGR; the protein is encoded by the coding sequence ATGGAATCCCAGACTGCGAACGCGGGTGTCGCTGCGAGATCGGGTATCGACGGGGAGCGGGTAGCCGCCGCCATAAGGGAGCTCCTGGCGGCTATCGGCGACGATCCTGAGCGGCCCGGCGTCAGGGCCACCCCGGACCGCATTGCCCGCATGTACCGGGAAGTCTTTGCCGGTCTCCACTGCGACCCGCGAGAGCTCCTCAAGGACGGTCTTGACGAAGCGCACGACGAGATGGTGATCGTGCGCGACATCCCCTTCTACTCCATGTGCGAGCACCACTTGCTGCCCTTTTACGGCGTTGCCCACATCGGGTATATCCCTGCCGGCCACGTTGTCGGTATCAGCAAGCTGGCCCGCGTGGTCGACGCCTTCGCGAAGCGTCCGCAGGTGCAGGAGCGCCTGACGACACAGGTGGCGGAGTGCATTCAGGAGTGTCTTGAGCCGGAAGGCGTTGCGGTGCTTATTGAGGCGGAGCACCTTTGCATGACCATGCGCGGCGTCAAGAAGCCGGGCGGCCGCGTCGTGACCTCCGCCGTCCGCGGCTCCTTCCGCAGGCGGGCTGTTACGCGCTCGGAGTTCCTCGCGCTCGTTCGCGGCAGGTGA
- a CDS encoding GNAT family N-acetyltransferase: MGYEVIRQGLDELRAEWRVLLGGGRAGRLFQHPAWQELWLEEFGEGGEAYFLTVRDDAALLGVAPLFKSNDIFSFIGDPDICDYMDFVLAPGHEEKVLSVLLYALYEEDWSQIDFRGLKAGSPTLQHLPSLAARLRFRVEVEKEAVCPQLDLPATWEGYLALLDKKHRHELRRKLRRLERVAPGARLVAFRRPAEVAAGMDDFLRLMRMKSDKARFMTPQMERFFRRAAEALAGEGLVALYALEVEARRVAAALCFEDAQELLVYNSGYDPAFASLAAGLISKALIVRSAIEKGRAHFDFLRGAEPYKYDLGGKDVEVYRCLIERP; this comes from the coding sequence ATGGGCTATGAGGTCATCCGCCAGGGCCTCGACGAGTTGCGGGCGGAATGGCGGGTGCTTCTCGGCGGCGGACGGGCGGGCCGCCTGTTCCAGCATCCGGCCTGGCAGGAGCTGTGGCTGGAAGAGTTCGGCGAAGGCGGCGAGGCCTACTTCCTCACCGTGCGCGACGACGCTGCCCTCCTCGGCGTGGCGCCTCTTTTCAAGTCCAACGATATCTTCTCCTTTATAGGCGATCCCGATATCTGCGACTACATGGACTTCGTGCTCGCGCCGGGCCACGAGGAAAAGGTCCTCTCCGTTCTCCTGTACGCGCTGTACGAAGAGGACTGGTCGCAGATCGATTTTCGGGGACTGAAGGCGGGCTCGCCCACGCTCCAGCATCTCCCGTCGCTCGCGGCCAGGCTTCGCTTTCGGGTGGAGGTGGAGAAAGAGGCGGTCTGCCCGCAACTGGACCTGCCGGCGACATGGGAGGGCTACCTGGCGCTGCTGGACAAGAAGCACCGTCATGAGCTGCGACGCAAGCTGCGGCGGCTCGAGCGCGTTGCGCCCGGCGCCCGCCTCGTCGCGTTCCGCCGCCCGGCCGAGGTCGCCGCCGGGATGGACGATTTCCTCCGGCTCATGAGAATGAAGTCGGACAAGGCGCGGTTCATGACCCCTCAGATGGAACGTTTCTTCCGCCGGGCGGCGGAGGCGCTTGCCGGCGAGGGACTCGTCGCGCTGTACGCGCTGGAGGTGGAAGCCCGCCGCGTTGCCGCTGCCCTGTGCTTCGAGGACGCGCAGGAGCTTCTCGTCTACAATAGCGGTTATGACCCCGCGTTCGCTTCTCTGGCGGCCGGACTCATCTCCAAGGCCCTCATTGTCCGGAGCGCCATCGAGAAGGGACGCGCGCACTTCGACTTCCTTCGCGGCGCTGAGCCCTACAAGTACGACCTGGGCGGCAAGGACGTAGAGGTCTATCGTTGCCTTATCGAGAGGCCTTGA
- a CDS encoding glycosyltransferase, which yields MNALRVAVISAHTSPLATPGCRETGGMNVYVRELSREMGRRGYVIDIFTRRADRSSPDVLHPYPNVRVVHIRSGPPEDGGKRNLCRHLGEFERDVLAFQVSQGLQYDLIHAHYWLSGWVGLSLRERWGVPLLAMAHTLGEVKRRLGMAEPEPPCRIEVERLIAARADGLICASDDERRALEDCYGADPGRIRVIPCGVDLLRFRQMDTETARRSLSLNGEKLVLFVGRIEAAKGIELLLSAAAELAPEPPFQVLIVGGDGTGNGEIERLRHMALSLGLGRRVSFLGPVEHDRLPLFYNAADVCVVPSFHESFGLVALEAMACGTPVVASDVGGLRETVKDGKTGYLIAGRSPQSFARRITSLLADGPLRRSLGRTARQEAARFGWGNIADAIETAYADVRRGPAQAATGSKAIAV from the coding sequence ATGAACGCCTTAAGAGTAGCGGTTATAAGCGCCCACACTTCGCCGCTCGCGACCCCCGGCTGCCGCGAGACCGGCGGCATGAACGTGTACGTGCGCGAGCTGAGCCGCGAAATGGGGCGCCGCGGGTACGTCATCGACATCTTTACCCGCCGGGCCGACAGGTCCAGCCCCGATGTCCTTCACCCGTACCCTAACGTCCGCGTGGTTCACATTCGCAGCGGCCCGCCTGAAGACGGCGGCAAGCGGAACCTCTGTCGTCATCTCGGCGAGTTCGAGAGGGATGTGCTTGCTTTCCAGGTCTCGCAGGGGCTCCAGTACGACCTGATTCACGCCCACTACTGGCTCTCAGGCTGGGTCGGCCTCTCGTTGAGAGAGCGCTGGGGCGTCCCCCTCCTCGCGATGGCGCACACGCTGGGGGAGGTGAAGAGGCGGCTGGGCATGGCGGAGCCTGAGCCGCCCTGTCGGATAGAGGTGGAGCGTTTGATTGCGGCGCGGGCGGACGGCCTGATATGCGCCAGCGACGACGAGCGCCGCGCCCTCGAGGACTGCTACGGCGCCGACCCCGGGCGCATCCGCGTCATTCCCTGCGGCGTCGACCTGCTGCGGTTCCGGCAGATGGACACCGAGACGGCGCGCCGCTCTCTCAGCCTCAACGGCGAGAAGCTGGTCCTTTTCGTCGGACGCATCGAGGCGGCGAAAGGGATCGAGCTGTTGCTTTCCGCCGCCGCCGAACTCGCGCCGGAGCCGCCCTTCCAGGTGCTGATCGTAGGCGGAGACGGCACGGGCAACGGCGAGATCGAACGTCTCCGGCACATGGCGCTCAGCCTCGGTCTCGGACGCCGCGTCAGCTTCCTCGGCCCCGTTGAGCACGACCGGCTGCCCCTGTTCTACAACGCCGCCGACGTCTGCGTCGTCCCGTCGTTCCACGAGAGCTTCGGCCTTGTCGCCCTTGAGGCGATGGCATGCGGCACGCCCGTCGTTGCCTCCGACGTCGGTGGGCTGAGGGAGACGGTAAAAGACGGCAAGACCGGCTATCTCATCGCCGGCCGCTCACCGCAGTCCTTTGCGCGGCGCATCACGTCGCTGCTCGCGGACGGCCCGCTGAGGCGCAGTTTGGGACGCACTGCCCGTCAGGAGGCCGCCAGATTCGGCTGGGGGAACATCGCCGACGCCATCGAGACGGCGTACGCAGACGTCAGGCGCGGACCGGCGCAGGCGGCGACGGGAAGCAAGGCCATCGCCGTATGA
- a CDS encoding amidohydrolase family protein, whose amino-acid sequence MIIDFHTHVFPPKICAQREDYLRRDPTFRALYSDPRARMGAAPDLLRSMDAAGIDASVVLSFAWRDAEALNRTNDYILEQAAKSGGRLIPFCMIDPSSPDAAAEVERCAKAGARGLGELRPDDQGYDLSPGGPADLLVAAAAEHGLIILFHVSEPVGHEYPGKKGLSLESFYRFVERAAHANVVGAHWAGGLPFYALMPRTRTNFANVYFDSAGTGLLYEASVYRHAVDIAGAERVLFGSDFPFFSQTRSRREVDAGRLSEEEKRLVLGENARRLLGLSDG is encoded by the coding sequence ATGATCATCGACTTCCACACGCACGTCTTCCCGCCGAAGATCTGCGCGCAGCGGGAGGACTATTTGCGGCGCGACCCCACGTTTCGCGCCCTCTACAGCGACCCCCGCGCGCGCATGGGCGCCGCTCCCGACCTGCTGAGGAGCATGGACGCCGCGGGCATCGACGCGTCCGTCGTGCTGAGCTTTGCCTGGCGAGATGCCGAAGCCCTGAATCGCACGAATGACTACATCCTCGAACAGGCGGCGAAGAGTGGCGGGCGCCTGATCCCTTTCTGCATGATCGATCCGTCATCGCCCGATGCCGCCGCCGAAGTGGAGCGCTGCGCGAAGGCGGGGGCCCGTGGGCTGGGCGAGTTGCGTCCCGACGATCAGGGGTACGACCTCTCGCCGGGCGGACCGGCGGACCTTCTCGTCGCGGCGGCGGCGGAGCACGGCCTGATCATCCTCTTCCACGTGAGCGAGCCGGTGGGCCACGAGTACCCCGGCAAGAAGGGGCTTTCGCTGGAGTCCTTCTACCGCTTTGTGGAAAGGGCTGCCCATGCCAATGTGGTGGGCGCGCACTGGGCGGGCGGACTGCCCTTCTACGCCCTGATGCCGCGAACGAGGACGAACTTCGCCAACGTCTACTTCGACTCCGCGGGCACCGGCCTTCTGTACGAGGCCTCCGTGTACCGTCACGCCGTCGATATCGCCGGCGCGGAGCGAGTGCTCTTCGGCAGCGACTTTCCGTTCTTCTCCCAGACGCGCAGCCGCCGCGAGGTCGATGCCGGGCGCCTGAGCGAGGAGGAGAAGCGTCTCGTGCTGGGGGAGAACGCCCGCCGTCTCCTGGGGCTGAGCGATGGCTGA
- the thpR gene encoding RNA 2',3'-cyclic phosphodiesterase — MADERERHLRLFVACELPQTARDALAQVQDELRAKGGAPLRWVRPEGIHLTLKFLGSVPEAQRRAIENALAAAIDAPFHLSLRLGAVGSFGGRQRLRVVWVGLEGDVEELARLADAVERALEPLGFPREKRPYSPHLTLARVPDHATVDQRLRLASLLESYRPPPPVDFDVRSVSLMQSLLEPGGARYQRLASFPPAAA, encoded by the coding sequence ATGGCTGACGAGCGCGAGCGCCATCTGCGGCTATTCGTGGCCTGCGAGCTGCCGCAGACTGCGCGCGACGCCCTGGCGCAGGTGCAGGACGAGCTGCGGGCGAAGGGCGGCGCGCCGCTGCGATGGGTGCGGCCGGAGGGCATCCACCTCACGCTTAAGTTCCTCGGCAGCGTGCCCGAAGCGCAGCGACGCGCCATCGAGAACGCGCTTGCCGCCGCCATCGACGCCCCTTTTCACCTTTCGCTCCGTCTCGGCGCCGTGGGTAGCTTCGGCGGCAGACAGCGGCTGCGGGTGGTGTGGGTCGGCCTGGAGGGAGACGTGGAGGAGCTGGCGCGGCTCGCCGACGCGGTGGAGCGGGCGCTGGAGCCGCTGGGCTTCCCGCGCGAGAAGCGTCCGTACTCGCCTCACCTGACGCTCGCCCGCGTGCCCGACCACGCGACCGTCGACCAGCGGCTGCGGCTGGCGTCACTGCTCGAATCGTACCGGCCGCCGCCGCCCGTGGACTTCGACGTGCGCAGCGTCAGCCTGATGCAGAGCCTCCTCGAGCCGGGAGGCGCGCGCTACCAGCGCCTCGCCTCGTTCCCTCCCGCCGCCGCCTGA
- a CDS encoding ammonium transporter — MSADAVSSGDTAWVLISSALVMLMTPGLAFFYGGLVRNKNVLGTIMHSFIVIALVSVIWVVAGYSLAFSPGHGFIGGLDWLGLKGVGQEPNPDYSSTVPHMAFMIFQGMFAIITPALITGAFAERAKFSSFLIFMGLWSLLVYAPVAHWVWAPDGWLREKGALDFAGGTVVHVNAGAAALAAALLYGRRIGFGREAMEPHDISMVVLGAALLWFGWFGFNAGSAIASGGLATNAFVVTHVSTAAAALTWTVLSWLFLKKPSVVGAAAGAVAGLVAITPAAGYVDAMPALVIGAGAGLLCFFAVRLRGRMMLDDSLDVVGVHGAGGVWGALATGMFASLAVNAAGSDGLIAGNLSLVGTQALAIAVTAAFSFVATAVILKVLDVTMGLRVSEEEELMGLDATQHGERAYAFEGFGAVPVQEAAVQPRSGPRRLSLEEADMT; from the coding sequence ATGTCCGCCGACGCAGTAAGCTCCGGGGATACCGCCTGGGTCCTCATATCCTCCGCGCTCGTCATGCTCATGACCCCCGGGCTTGCTTTCTTCTACGGCGGCCTTGTCCGCAACAAGAACGTCCTCGGCACCATAATGCACAGCTTCATCGTCATCGCCCTCGTGAGCGTCATCTGGGTCGTCGCCGGCTACAGCCTCGCCTTCAGCCCTGGCCACGGCTTCATCGGCGGGCTCGACTGGCTGGGGCTGAAGGGCGTCGGCCAGGAACCCAACCCCGACTACTCGTCGACGGTGCCGCACATGGCGTTCATGATCTTCCAGGGCATGTTCGCGATCATCACCCCCGCGCTCATCACCGGCGCCTTCGCCGAGCGCGCCAAGTTCAGCTCCTTCCTTATCTTCATGGGTCTGTGGTCGCTCCTCGTCTACGCGCCGGTTGCCCACTGGGTGTGGGCGCCCGACGGCTGGCTGCGCGAAAAGGGCGCGCTCGACTTCGCGGGCGGGACGGTAGTGCACGTGAACGCGGGCGCGGCGGCGCTGGCGGCGGCGCTCCTCTACGGGCGCCGCATCGGCTTCGGGCGCGAGGCGATGGAGCCGCATGACATCTCGATGGTGGTGCTGGGGGCGGCGCTGCTCTGGTTCGGTTGGTTTGGTTTCAACGCCGGCAGCGCCATTGCTTCCGGGGGTCTGGCGACCAACGCCTTCGTCGTAACCCACGTCTCGACGGCAGCCGCCGCCCTCACCTGGACGGTGCTGAGCTGGCTATTCCTCAAGAAGCCGAGCGTCGTTGGCGCTGCGGCAGGCGCGGTAGCGGGCCTGGTGGCGATAACCCCCGCTGCGGGCTACGTCGATGCCATGCCCGCTCTCGTTATCGGCGCCGGCGCGGGCCTGCTCTGCTTCTTCGCCGTGCGGCTGCGGGGCCGCATGATGCTCGACGATTCGCTGGACGTCGTCGGCGTCCACGGCGCGGGCGGCGTCTGGGGCGCGCTGGCGACGGGCATGTTCGCCAGTCTGGCGGTGAACGCCGCCGGCAGCGACGGGCTCATCGCGGGGAACCTGTCGCTTGTGGGGACGCAGGCGCTGGCCATCGCCGTTACCGCCGCCTTCTCCTTCGTCGCGACGGCCGTCATTCTCAAAGTGCTCGATGTGACCATGGGGCTGCGCGTGAGCGAGGAGGAGGAGCTGATGGGCCTCGACGCGACGCAGCACGGCGAGCGGGCGTATGCCTTCGAGGGGTTTGGCGCCGTGCCCGTCCAGGAAGCGGCGGTGCAGCCGAGAAGCGGGCCGCGGCGCCTGAGCCTGGAGGAAGCCGACATGACTTAG
- a CDS encoding P-II family nitrogen regulator: MKKVEAIIRPEKLHEAKEALAQAGFVGLNVTSVSGRGVQKGVTRSGRGAQVQTVDMLPKVKLEVVVNDAAVERAVQAIVRAAWTGEIGDGKIFVLPVEDAVRVRTGERGAIAVEPSLSVASSGHR; this comes from the coding sequence TTGAAGAAAGTGGAAGCGATTATCAGGCCGGAAAAGCTGCACGAGGCCAAGGAGGCGCTGGCCCAGGCCGGCTTCGTGGGGCTGAACGTGACGTCGGTGAGCGGCCGCGGCGTCCAGAAGGGGGTCACCCGCTCCGGTCGCGGCGCGCAGGTGCAGACCGTCGATATGCTGCCCAAGGTCAAGCTGGAGGTGGTCGTCAACGATGCCGCCGTCGAGAGGGCGGTCCAGGCGATCGTAAGAGCGGCGTGGACGGGCGAGATCGGCGACGGCAAGATATTCGTCCTGCCCGTGGAGGACGCCGTGCGGGTGAGGACGGGGGAGCGCGGCGCCATCGCCGTCGAGCCCAGCCTCTCCGTCGCCTCTTCCGGGCATCGGTGA